A stretch of Camelina sativa cultivar DH55 chromosome 18, Cs, whole genome shotgun sequence DNA encodes these proteins:
- the LOC104761451 gene encoding uncharacterized protein LOC104761451 isoform X1, protein MSSSIQIVDEQQLDVLPLQDQDEKKTQEVSNELGFGNHGGCCAICLDTIPLQETAMVKGCEHAYWQQGAAAIMYKSDRKRKKIIFELIVHLNMMLLVEIYYFYVISSCKYDEICKN, encoded by the exons ATGAGTTCCTCGATCCAGATCGTTGATGAGCAGCAATTAGATGTTTTGCCTCTTCAAGATCAG GATGAAAAGAAGACTCAAGAAGTGAGCAATGAGCTGGGTTTCGGGAACCATGGCGGCTGTTGTGCAATCTGCTTGGATACTATACCTCTTCAAGAAACTGCTATGGTTAAAGGCTGTGAGCATGCTTACTG GCAGCAAGGAGCCGCCGCGATTATGTACAAATCggacagaaaaagaaaaaaaatcatttttgagTTGATTGTTCACTTAAATATGATGTTACTTGTGGAGATCTactatttttatgttatatccAGTTGCAAATATGATGAAATCTGTAaaaattga
- the LOC104763450 gene encoding uncharacterized protein LOC104763450, which produces MSLLLSMRLSRLRLGNPALLTLSTSFSSTSLLQTPPCSIIGATKCGGVLGKLNVRYANHRSSTVLEKKVPLELVMKLNDEMVTIGASHGWIATYDREDEVLRLQDDLNPAASDTDPKRIPLPYLVTLPHCQTEIITNVSMSTPSPEDEDCIVAVKFCGPQLSFCKPSQSKPKWHNIRFDNPCFYSSRIMFSKKDNMFRIPGSGGHLIASWDLLEHKRKPMLQKVRYQNLSELTETKREHLYSCFTSDHLVESESTGETFLVKWYQKTAEIVDGVAKMKRKDVLVFKLDEEGNAVYTKDIGDLCMFLSKSEPFCVPATSFPGMGSNNVLIWDVDGITALDLDGFNPIICTIGRISAPFHIPPQNVN; this is translated from the coding sequence ATGTCTCTGCTTCTTAGCATGCGGCTCTCGAGGCTCCGCCTAGGGAATCCCGCTCTTCTTACTCTCTCTACTAGCTTCTCATCAACTTCCTTGCTGCAAACCCCTCCTTGTTCCATCATCGGCGCTACTAAATGTGGAGGGGTTCTAGGAAAACTCAACGTTAGATATGCTAATCACCGTAGTAGCACTGTTTTGGAAAAGAAGGTTCCCCTGGAGTTGGTGATGAAACTTAACGATGAGATGGTAACGATCGGAGCATCTCACGGCTGGATAGCTACTTACGATAGGGAAGACGAAGTTCTGCGTCTCCAAGACGATCTCAACCCTGCTGCATCGGATACAGATCCCAAACGTATTCCCCTGCCTTATCTTGTTACTCTGCCTCATTGCCAAACCGAGATTATCACCAACGTGTCAATGTCCACACCTTCTCCAGAGGATGAAGACTGTATTGTGGCTGTCAAGTTCTGTGGACCTCAACTCAGCTTTTGCAAACCCTCTCAAAGTAAACCCAAGTGGCACAACATCAGGTTCGATAACCCTTGTTTTTACTCCTCCCGTATCATGTTTTCCAAGAAAGACAACATGTTTCGCATTCCCGGATCTGGAGGCCATTTAATCGCATCATGGGATCTCCTTGAACACAAGCGCAAACCCATGCTTCAGAAGGTGCGTTATCAAAACCTTTCCGAGCTGACAGAGACCAAACGGGAGCATCTGTATTCGTGCTTCACAAGCGACCACTTGGTGGAGTCAGAATCCACCGGTGAAACGTTCTTGGTTAAGTGGTACCAGAAGACTGCTGAGATCGTCGACGGTGTTgcgaaaatgaaaagaaaagatgtATTGGTGTTCAAGCTTGACGAAGAAGGAAACGCGGTTTACACAAAAGACATTGGAGATCTTTGCATGTTCCTCTCAAAGTCTGAACCTTTCTGTGTCCCTGCTACTTCTTTTCCTGGCATGGGCTCAAACAACGTCCTAATCTGGGATGTGGACGGAATCACAGCGTTGGATCTGGATGGTTTCAACCCCATCATTTGTACTATTGGCCGAATCTCGGCCCCTTTCCACATCCCACCTCAAAATGTAAACTAG
- the LOC104761451 gene encoding uncharacterized protein LOC104761451 isoform X2 — MSSSIQIVDEQQLDVLPLQDQDEKKTQEVSNELGFGNHGGCCAICLDTIPLQETAMVKGCEHAYCPVQNIGRFDRFHAV, encoded by the exons ATGAGTTCCTCGATCCAGATCGTTGATGAGCAGCAATTAGATGTTTTGCCTCTTCAAGATCAG GATGAAAAGAAGACTCAAGAAGTGAGCAATGAGCTGGGTTTCGGGAACCATGGCGGCTGTTGTGCAATCTGCTTGGATACTATACCTCTTCAAGAAACTGCTATGGTTAAAGGCTGTGAGCATGCTTACTG CCCTGTTCAAAACATCGGCCGATTTGACCGATTCCACGCCGTGTAA
- the LOC104763451 gene encoding uncharacterized protein LOC104763451: MSLLLTGLSRLRLGKPALIRSSLILSNSFSTSLLQTPPCSIVGGSHCGGDLGRLVISYANEFTSTSLEKKVPLELVNDGVNNEMVTIGASHGWIATFNREDEVLRLQDDLNPVASDTDPKRIPLPYLVTLPHCQTQIITNVSMSRSSPEDKDCIVAVKFFGPQLSFLKPPLSQSNSKWHNIKIENPCFSSSRVMYSKKDDMFRIPGSGGQLIASWDLRKHKRKPMLQKLRYQNLSELTETKREILVSCCTSEHLVESESTGETFLVKWYQKSAEIVDGIAKMETKDVLLFKLDEEGNAVYTKDIGDLCIFISKSEPFCVPASSFPGMHSNTVFIWDVDGITLVDLGGFNPIFSRIGKLSAPFHIPPQNIN; this comes from the coding sequence ATGTCTCTGCTTCTCACTGGGCTCTCGAGGCTCCGCCTTGGGAAACCTGCGTTGATAAGATCCTCTCTTATTCTGTCTAATAGCTTCTCAACTTCCTTGCTTCAAACCCCACCTTGTTCCATCGTCGGCGGTTCTCATTGTGGAGGGGATCTCGGTAGACTCGTTATTAGCTACGCTAATGAATTTACAAGCACTAGTTTGGAAAAGAAGGTGCCTCTGGAGTTGGTGAACGATGGTGTTAACAATGAGATGGTAACCATCGGAGCATCTCATGGCTGGATAGCTACATTCAATAGGGAAGACGAAGTTCTGCGACTCCAAGACGATCTAAACCCTGTTGCATCGGATACAGATCCCAAACGTATTCCCTTGCCTTATCTTGTTACTCTGCCTCATTGCCAAACCCAAATCATTACAAACGTGTCAATGTCCAGGTCTTCTCCAGAGGATAAAGACTGTATTGTGGCTGTCAAGTTCTTTGGACCTCAACTCAGCTTTTTGAAACCCCCTCTAAGTCAAAGTAACTCCAAGTGGCACAACATCAAGATCGAAAACCCCTGTTTTTCCTCCTCCCGTGTAATGTATTCCAAGAAAGACGACATGTTTCGCATTCCCGGATCTGGAGGCCAGCTTATCGCATCATGGGATCTCCGTAAACACAAGCGCAAACCCATGCTTCAGAAGCTGCGTTATCAAAACCTTTCCGAGCTGACAGAGACGAAACGAGAGATTCTGGTTTCGTGCTGCACAAGCGAACACTTGGTGGAGTCAGAATCCACTGGTGAAACTTTCTTGGTTAAGTGGTACCAGAAGAGTGCTGAGATTGTCGACGGTATTGccaaaatggaaacaaaagatGTATTGCTGTTCAAGCTTGACGAAGAAGGAAACGCCGTTTACACTAAAGACATTGGAGATCTCTGCATTTTCATCTCAAAGTCTGAACCTTTCTGTGTCCCTGCTTCTTCCTTTCCTGGCATGCACTCTAACACTGTCTTCATCTGGGATGTGGATGGAATCACATTGGTCGATCTGGGTGGTTTCAACCCCATCTTTAGTAGAATTGGTAAGCTCTCGGCCCCTTTTCATATTCCACCTCAAAATATAAACTAG